In Nicotiana tabacum cultivar K326 chromosome 11, ASM71507v2, whole genome shotgun sequence, a single window of DNA contains:
- the LOC107831986 gene encoding uncharacterized protein LOC107831986, with translation MGGKGKKRREKNYRAAHGGTTRLPPPPTPSSLDALPSKLRQIMAFSGAGKASSNNADRKKGDGGGSTNGKRLHSEDRDQAKNAGNKRKDDESNLSGVGDNAHQKRNKKRKRKEVKDLRFETAELGVTSSKRKERKKQRLEARKKKHKNANMDENVDFPGREEIKFGEVVEAPPKLVVPKAFKNAQDASKERLRLQAVEAYRQRKGWSSRPGIQLPQPITESPLV, from the exons ATGGGAGGGAAAgggaaaaagagaagagagaagaactACAGAGCAGCACATGGAGGCACCACTAGGCTCCCTCCCCCACCCACTCCCTCCTCCCTTGATGCTCTTCCCTCTAAGCTCCGTCAAATCATGGCCTTTTCAG GTGCAGGGAAAGCTTCATCCAATAATGCAGATAGGAAGAAAGGAGATGGTGGCGGCAGTACTAATGGGAAG AGACTACATTCAGAAGATCGAGATCAAGCTAAAAATGCGGGTAACAAAAGGAAAGATGATGAAAGCAATTTGAGTGGTGTCGGGGATAACGCACATCAGAAgcgaaataaaaagagaaaaaggaaggaAGTGAAGGACCTTCGGTTTGAAACGGCTGAACTGGGTGTTACTAGTTCAAAGAGAAAGGAGCGAAAGAAACA GCGTTTAGAAGCAAGAAAGAAGAAACATAAGAATGCCAATATGGATGAAAATGTGGATTTCCCTGGCCGTGAAGAAATAAAATTTGGTGAAGTTGTTGAAGCTCCACCCAAGTTGGTTGTTCCAAAG GCATTCAAGAATGCACAAGATGCTTCAAAAGAAAGACTTCGATTGCAAGCAGTTGAGGCCTACAGGCAGCGGAAAGGATGGTCATCAAGACCGGGGATTCAGCTTCCTCAACCAATCACAGAGTCTCCACTGGTATAG